CGGCCCTCTTTCTCAGGTGTTGTCGTGATCCAGACTCACTCCCGCCGCCAAGGGTCGTTAGCATCGTCTGCCTATATCCCGGCCCACCCCAGCCACCCTGAGTAAGACGACAACATAGTGCCCGCGAATGACTTGAAAGGTGATTGGTACTTTAGTAGAGGAATAGTATCATCTCTAGGCTGCAGTGCCTATTTCCCTAGGCTTGAGCCAAACTGTGCATGGTCGTTGTACACATGTGCCGTGTGAGTCAGGCGGCGATTGGGGCCAACCTCAGCAGCGATATTCATTATAAAAGAAGCTTGGAAAACGGGAGTGCGAGTATCTCAAGATGTAACGCATTCACTTTTCAAGATCTGTATATACAagctttttcttcttttgttTCGGCTCATGCCCTGATTTGTACTGGCGACACATGGGTTACACCAACAAAGCGATGATACGTAACCTCATTGTTCAGCATTGGAGACATACACAACGACATACAACAACTGAGCAACCAACTCACACGCATCAACCGTGAGTGACTACATCAAGGTTCAACGGCATCAACTATCAGTTCGCTTGGACTTGAACCGCCATACCTGGCAACCCAAGCCAAGATGGACCCCAACAGCTCCCTCAGGTTCCAAAACCTGCCCTTTGACATTCACTTCGAAGTAGCAAAGCAGCTCGACTACCCCGGAATCGTCAACCTCGCCTCTACAAACCGCTTCTTCCACCAGATCCTTGaccccatcgccatcctctcCAGGTCTGAAGTCGCCGACTTTTGCGAGAACCAGGATCGTCACTTTCGAGAGATTGGAAAAGAGCTATTCGCCTGCTACAAGTGCTTTCGTTTCTTTCCAAAGAAAAAGTTTGGGCGTCCTGCTTGGTTTGGCCAGGACGCGTGGCAGAATCGCTTCTGTCTTGACTGTTCTGGCAAGTTGAAGCACTATAAGCACGGCGAGGGTATCTGGAACGGGACAAGAGACGTAAAGTACTACTTTTGTCACAATTGCTGTCGGTATCAGACAAAGTCTACCAAGTGTCAGAGCAATCTTCTCGATGAGAGTTccagcgaggacgaggttgcTGAGGCCTTGGCCCTCTGCACAAAgtctcctcgtcgagaaTGCCAAGGACTGGAAACACTCCCAACACACATCATGTTCAACATTGCTTCTTTCCTGGACTTTCACGATGTTCTTCGTCTCGCCCAGGCAAGTTACACCCTCAGCGACATTGTCAAGCCAAATAGCTGGGTCTCTCTGCCTACCCGCTACCGCTTCGTTCGGGACAAGTGGACAAAGGACGTGGCAGACCTAGAGTTCTCCAACATTGAGAACTTCCCCTGCTACATGTGCTTCCGCATCCGTCCAAAGGCAAAGTTCCCCTGGAAGCAGcttgagatggccgagaaggagccAGACACGGCGTGGAAGATGCGCTGCCAGCGGTGcgtggccatgatgggtTGCAGCAACAAGAGTCTCACGCGTATCGAgcaccgacgacgagaaaTGTGCGAAGTTTGCAAGTGCATCAAGCACACGAGGCAGCCGTGCCGCGGGTGCATGGAGCTCTACGTCCAAGGGGCTCTCGATCGCGAGGCCGTGAatccagaggaggaagacatTTTCGACGGGTTGGATATCGTATTCGATGAAGATAGATTGGCGAGGGAGGCGAGGGAAGCGAAGGCGTTTAGAGAGACGTGTTTTGTTTGGGAGGAGTTCGGCGCTTGGGGCGATATGTGATGAGTTTTCTGCGGCGGTTGTTTTCCTAGCATGTTGCCCTTTTTTTGTTGGAGCTTTCCGTCGATTTTCTTGTCTAGGAATCTTCTTTCTGTCTTTGATCCTCCTGCTGTTCTGTCATCTTGTTCACGGCCGTCATCATATCGCATAGTCAATCCAACCAATTTCAGAGCCGCGGTCACTGTTGAGTAGAGACCATCTACTAATTCATGGATAAGGGGACTATAAGCATCATTAAAGCCCATTTCTTAGCCAGGGTAGATGACTCCTTATTCTTCAGTCTCTAGAGTGACTGGCTGAGAGCACTTCCTAGGGAGGTTGTAAGGGCGGCTGTTTGGGTTCCAATCAGGTTAATGCATTGACTGATGAAACGAAGCTTTCAGAGGCATTCATGGTTCTTGGCCTCCATATAACAAAGGAAGCACATTGACCGAATAGATCTTGACTCTTTGTATTACGCAAAACGCGTTGTCGACTTTCCCGCGGGAAATCAAGTCTCTACCACGCATTCTGCAGAGGATCCCATAGACTCGGAAGAAACTGATCGATAAAAGAAGGATCGAGCATAGCGAATTCCGAGAAATCTGAAGCCCCGTCTGGCCCAGGGTCCTCAGGAGGCACCATGGCCAGAAGCTTGTCCACAACCTCGGTATGCTGCGCGAGGCAGATATCGCCGAGATCCCATGCGTGCTTCTCCTTGTGAGATCGAAGAGCTGCGAGGAGATCAGAGGCGATTTTTAATGAATTGCTTTGTGAAAGACCAGAAGGGGAATTCTCCGTCTCGAGGGCACACCGCAGGAGAAAGCTCACGGCGGCTGGGAACGAAAAGGCACTGCTGGGTAGCCAGAAATCAGCAAGATGCTCAGGTTGCAACTCTTGAGTCAAGATGAGCATCTCCTCCGAGGTCCTTCGGGCTTCCATATAGCAGTTCAGTAAACGACCATCTCCAGCGTTGGAGATgcgcttctcggcctcgagctcgatccgttggaggagaagccggACGGTGAGATAAGCCAAGCGCAGATTCGGTGCCCCTGGAATGTCGAGGTTTGTCCCACGAATAATGATCCGACGAACTCTGTCGCCCATGGAGTCAATCCAGTTGTTGAGAGCGAGCTCCAGATGGGTGACATCTCCGAGTTCATCCGACTTCCTCAGCTGGTAGATGTGATTCAAGTGCAGATCCAAGACGTCGGTCAATCCAACGAGAGCTACATAGATGGAGGCTTTTGATACTTTCTCTGCCGAAGAACCTTTTTCGCAGAGATTCTCTATCGTAGGTGAAGGCACGTCGTATTGCGTCTTGGAGATGTGTGGGGGTGTCCCGTGGGAGAGACTTGTCCTGCGCCCATGTTAGAGACCCTGCTACACCTTGAAATATCGCGTACCATTTATCGTGGACTAGTAAAGCCCACCAAATTCTCATCCGAAGATTCTTCTCAGACTGTGGTATCTCCCAAGGCATTGGATTGTGATTCAACCCAAGTGAATGAGCCATGGCTATGGCAGACCCAAGCAGCACACCATTACCAATGAGAGAGGTCGTTGGCCGTCCACCTACATTCAATAGAATCGCCTCGATTATTGACATTCCTGGAGACCGATACAGCTGCGAGTACGTAGCTTCTGTGGCAAGGTTCCAGATGAAGCGCCCATCCGGGCGTCTTTGGCGAGAGAGACTGGGAGAGCTGCCCCAGAATGTCATTGAGTGCGCATATAAGCTTGCCAGAAGTGCAGGAGATATCCCATCCTTGTTTATACTGTATTGCCTGCGGAAAGACGTCTCATCTAGAAGAGGAAAGGATGAGTTGACTTTCTCAAAATAGCTACATAATGTCAGCCCCGGCCAGCGCCCACTTATTGCAGCTCTTACACGTCTAGTAAATCAGCCATGAAAGGCTCCAGAACCTTTTCAACCACCTGAAGCTTTTCCGCAGGAAGGCTGCGATTCGAGTCGAGCCCCAGCGGCTGCTTCTGCACCATGGTGAATAAGACGGGCCGGGATCTGTTGCCCGGCACCGGAATGACCATCCTGGAGCCTCGTGTTGCACTGGGCATTGCGGATAGGTAGTCGGACAAGACCTGGTTGTCCGACGTGACTGCCGGTCCGACGATGTGGAGGTTGTGCTGTTGCTCGTCGTTTGATCCTAGTGCCAGGGGGGACTCATCTTGTTGAGTGTCCTGATGCGGCGGCCACTCTCGATTTCTTGACGAACCCTGGGCGGCACCAACAGGGGTGTTGGATATCGGCACGGAAACTTGATTAACAAGTGAGTTCGTCTCCGGGTCAGAACCTGACTGTTCAAGGACCGATGCGTCTGTTGTGGACGGGGGTACCGTGCTCCTGCGAGCGGAAGCCCCGAGCGACCGGGTCTGCCGCCGACGCCGGGCACCCGGGGTCCCACTCGGCCCGGAAGGAAACACGCAGTCGGTGCGGTGCGCCCGGCACATGAGACATGTCTCGGAGGAGGCCTCAGACTGGCACCGCGATTTTCGCTTCCTACACGGCAGACAGGCCGGCCGGAGATGGGACCTATACGGCCGGTCGTTCGGAGTGTGCCGTTCCATATTTGTCCCTTGCTGCCTCGAGTGACTTACAGTACTTGATCAGATGCCCGCGGCatgagaggaggaagaagagaggagtgTCTTGGATAAGACAATGAGATGTGATCTTTTCCGCGGGGAACTAAGGACAGTATTTGACAGTGTCCGGAAGACTGTGGCCGAGGTGGGCATAGTGCGGAAATGTTCAAAGTTCATCACAGATGTGATGAACGAGAGATGAAAAATTGGCAGATAGGTATATGAGTAGCAAAGAGATATCTCCCTGTCATGGATAATCTGTGGAGGGGAAAAGATCAAGAACTGGTAAAAACGCAATGAAACGCGTTGATTGAGAGTCTCATTGATACCGGGAAAGCTGTATGTCTGGCTGCACTTTGTGTCATGTTCTATGTTTGAAGAACAATGAAAGAAGCAAATATATATATGTCCAGAAACAAAGGAATATTCTCCCGTTGACAACTTGTATTGTTCCTAAGTACACCCAGCGTACCAACAGCCGGAACAGTTGTCCATAGCAAAAGATACAAAACATCTATACAGCGACTTACTCCTATAGGTATCCAAATAAGAAATCTGCCCCAGACTCTAAATGCCATAACATCATTTCCAGTACCAGAATCATAAAGCAGAGGCAGCGCCACATACCTTTATCATTGCATTCATTATGCTCATGCTATTCCTCTCAGCCTGAAGATCTCATTAACCTGCTCCATGACCATGTGCCTCACCACCCTGTTGTTTACGTCGGTCCACAACCTGTTGAACTCTACCGACAGCGTCAGGCCCTCGGATCGCAGGTTCGCCGCCACCTGTTCTTCCCCTTTGATATCTTGGGCAACCGGACAGACCCAGTTTTTGCCACTGCACGCGATGCAGTGTTGCTTTGCATGTAGCTTCCGTTTGTCATCGGTCTCGGTGAGCACCCGGGCGAGATCCTCGTGTTTGGAGGCGATCTCGCGGCCTTTTATGATAAGATCGTCAAGTGGttccttgaactcgtctGCCAAGTCTATCACTTGCGGCGGCAAATTGGTCGAAAAGATGGCTATATCCACATACTCTATGCTCTCCCAGTCATCGCCGGGCTGTGTGTAAAAGACGGGATTGATGCCCCAAATTTGTTGTTGCCGTGGTGGGCGCTCGTAGCGATGAATGTCGTAGGTCTGTATACAATTGGTATGAGAGCACGGCACGACTTTCGTCGTCAGGAAGCAGCAGCCGTGATGTGGGCACTGGACCCGGGCCTGGTGCTCAGCAGCGCATTTGCATGGGGTGGGCGTCGCGAACGGGTCGATGTATTTGCCGTACATGCCATCGTAGATGAGCGGCCGCACATTACATCTAACCGTATGAGTGATAACTTGCCAGCACATTCTTACCTGTTCTTTTAGATATCTCAACTAGTTTAAAATCGAAACTTGTTGCTTGTAGAGGGCTCGCAATCCCAAACGAAACGTCAGTTGTTCAAAACGTTGACTTCTCGCGCTTCACAAGACTCGACATGcaggtaattatatatatctatatgTACAAGTGCCTATGTGAGCGTTGTTCTGGTGTTCTCCCCCTTTCTCTTCACACAAGCGTCTCCTTTCTGAACAGCTACCATGATCTGGATTGTCCACATGACCACGGTAGCGACAACAAAGGCAGTCCCTGTGTGCTCCAGAATAACAGGCCCCAGCAGCGACACTTGCGCAAAGCATCAAACCGTTTGAACATAACAATACTTGTTAAAATTAGGTACTTTGGCCGTCGATTCTTCTCCACGCTCGGCGTTGTGCCCCCTTCCCAACCCTTGGAAGAGATGATAACAACACAGCTCCCAGAAGGAGGACAACAATCGGCCACAACTAAGACCGTCCAAACATCCAAACCTTTCTCCAGAAGCTctctggcttctcctcggaATTCTCTTCTTTGACGTTGTGCCTCCCTACGATCGTAAGGAACACTTGGTCCAGTGTTGTCGGGCTGACACTGTAATGGCCCACGCCTAGTTGTTCCTTGTTCTCTTCCAAGAGGACAACCAGGTGTCCAATTGCGCTCTGGCTGAGATCCTCACcactcttctccatctcttgAGCGTCACGGCCAGAGGTCGCTGCAATGACCTGGCTTGCGCGGACGGAGAAACGAATCTGCCCATGGTAcgtcttctcttcaacttcgGCCGACGGTAGTGTCTGCCGGATCCAGTTGATGATGCgagccatctcatcttgacTTGTACGCGGTGCGCTGGTAGAAACAAGATGGATATGAAGAGCATCTCCAAAACGATGTCGGAGCCCATCTGGTGTTCCCACAGCCAACATTCGCCGAGCAAGAATACCAACGCGCCCGGCCAACgcatcagcctcctccatgcTGTGAGTCGTGAGAAGAATCGATCGTCCAGGGACAGTCGACTCCAAAGTCTTCCACATGACACGCTTCGAGGCCGCGTCAAGGCCAGACGAAGGCTCATCTAGTAGCACAACAGTAGGATTCCCCATCAGTGCAATTCCAAGACTAAGCTTTCGCTTATTTCCTCCAGACAAAGCGTTCGCCATGCGGTTCGAGAATGACTCCAGTCCCACGGCCTGCATGACAGCCCTCACGTTATGTTCCACATCTTGAATGCCCCGAATCTTGGCGTAGAATTCGAGATGCTCACGCACCGTCATCTGATCCATAGCGTCGAATTGGGGACACACTCCAAGATTCTTCCGTGCCACAGCAAGATTCTTGGTGACAGAGACATCTTCCACGAAAACATCGCCACCGTTGTGATCAGGTCTGATGTCGCCTCGTACGAGTGAGATTGTGGTGGACTTGCCAGCGCCGTTGGGACCAAGGAGTGCAAACACCTCACCCCGCTTGATGCCAAAAGTAACGTTGTCGACAGCAGTATTTCTGCGAAAGCTCTTTGTGAGGTGCATCACTCGAAGGCCATTGTCGTCTGCGTTGTCCGTTAGTCGGCTGAGCTCATCCACGACATCTTCGTTTGGAGTTtcctcctcagtctcggcTTTCTTCCTCCGACCTTCAAAGAGGCCCCTGAGTGAGGCACCGGCCGATCCAGTATCGAACCAAATGATTAAACCAAACAAAATGAAAGACTGCAGAATGAGGTATAGAATAGGGCCGCCGTAGTAGAGAATACCGCTCGGGTTTGTAGTGACCGTGTTCTCATCACAAGCAGTAGAAAATAGATTTGTAGTGACAAAGAGAGCTCTTGCCATGGACCCGATCGGCGCGAATATAGAAGCAACAAAGTGAACGATGCGCAGGCTGCTATCGACCCTTGTGACGGGGGTGTAGGTGAGCACTGACATGTAGGCAATAACGTACACGACAAAGACAAACATCTGCGTAGCTGCTGCCCAGGCGTATGTCCCTAGCTGGGTCTTGGTGAAGAGGGATATCAGGTAGGCAAAGAGTGTAGAAGCTATGCCGTAGAGGAATAGGACCAGGAAGACATAGCCAAGGTTGAACCAGATGTTGGAAACGGCAGCCCAAATGACCGTGACAAGGGCAGAGCTGACCAGAACAATGATGAGGTCAAAAAGCAGATAGGCAATCCAAAGAGGGAACGGTCGCACACCATTCGAATATTGCAGGCCACGAACAAACCTGCGGCGCTCGTTGCTGGGGtagagggagaagaaggcaggATACGCTGACAGAGCGATACACATGTACACAACAAGCTGCAGAGCATCGCCCGCCGTCGCACTAATAGGGCGTTCAAAGGCAGCCCATGTCGTACCAATGGGGACCAACGTCAAGAGAGTGTTGAGGTATCCCTGAGCGAGAAGGGGACTGGTGATGAAAAGATTCGCAACCCAGGCAAAGGTCGGGGGTTGCTTCTCATCTCCCAGCCAGAAGCCCGTGGTAATGTTTTTCGGGTGATCCTTGATAAAGTTTTCAAACTCGCTAAAAGTATCAACAATCTTCAATTTCGACACAGCGGATGTAGCCGGGCCACTGCGCAAACCAGCCATGAGAGGCGCGATGACTCGTGCGAAAGCATCCGTGCTAATCTTTGACGAAGGCCCAGCCATGAATGTTATGATTGTATCTTTATCGGCCTGACTGAAGGCGTCTTCGGTCGCTGCGTTCCGGGTTGACTGATCTGCTGGATTGCAGGTGGGCGGGTCCTCTCCTTGGACAAAAAGCGAGGTCATCCCAGCGGCGAAAATGGGGAGGATAAATGCGAAGAGGTACAGAAGCCGGTTCCGCTTGATGATAGTCAAGCGCTTGCGGAAGAGAATGACGGCCTGCTCCACATATCCAATCCTTCGTCCATCCATGAGTTTCAGTCCTCGGTTGCCACTGTCATCCCCATCCGACGACGCTTTCTCGTTCGCGGCAGCGCTGGCATTGCGGAAAGCTTCTTcgtccttgatctcttcTGCAACTTGAAGGAAGACATCCT
This window of the Fusarium keratoplasticum isolate Fu6.1 chromosome 3, whole genome shotgun sequence genome carries:
- a CDS encoding Zn(2)-C6 fungal-type domain-containing protein, with translation MVQKQPLGLDSNRSLPAEKLQVVEKVLEPFMADLLDVYFEKVNSSFPLLDETSFRRQYSINKDGISPALLASLYAHSMTFWGSSPSLSRQRRPDGRFIWNLATEATYSQLYRSPGMSIIEAILLNVGGRPTTSLIGNGVLLGSAIAMAHSLGLNHNPMPWEIPQSEKNLRMRIWWALLVHDKWTSLSHGTPPHISKTQYDVPSPTIENLCEKGSSAEKVSKASIYVALVGLTDVLDLHLNHIYQLRKSDELGDVTHLELALNNWIDSMGDRVRRIIIRGTNLDIPGAPNLRLAYLTVRLLLQRIELEAEKRISNAGDGRLLNCYMEARRTSEEMLILTQELQPEHLADFWLPSSAFSFPAAVSFLLRCALETENSPSGLSQSNSLKIASDLLAALRSHKEKHAWDLGDICLAQHTEVVDKLLAMVPPEDPGPDGASDFSEFAMLDPSFIDQFLPSLWDPLQNAW